A window of Halomonas sp. GFAJ-1 contains these coding sequences:
- a CDS encoding TonB-dependent receptor yields MLNRLHAQSLAAFTLAALPMAVQAQSPTQPQAASTSSHSLNPVVVTAALAPRTANESLSSVTVLDEATLRRQDPVSITDLFRGQPGVDVSSDGSFGKNSSVFIRGTGSAQNVLLIDGIRLRSATTGGAAWQYLEPRMFDRAEIVRGPRGSLYGADAMGGVIQLFTPEGREEGPQPRISLGGGSFNTQRLSAGISGREGGTRYSFSGSHLTTDGQPVRRDGDDKGYDNTSALARVSHTFDNGAEAGVLALRARGTTEYDESGSLATTDYVQQVAGIYSELPITDNWRSRLTLSEARDESDNYAYDSILDTQTRTARWENTFSAGAHELIIGAEYMNDSVAGSTTGSKPWDGPYDIEDRDNKAVFSQALLDFSPVAVQASLRFDDNEAYGDEVTGSLALGYDLDAQHTLHASYGTAFRAPTFNQLYWPGFGNPDLEPETSETVEVGVRGQFDSWFWDAALYQTDIDNLITGQGLQFNVPETRIRGAELAAGVEVSDWTLAAALTYTDPENRLTGKRLQNRASQSIRLDADRELGEWSVGGSWVAQNHRYRDAQNQDRLSGYGLVNLRAGWQFAPLWSARVTLENALDQDYVTTRSFDGADYINAGRAGFLSVHFGQ; encoded by the coding sequence ATGTTAAACCGTCTTCACGCCCAATCGCTGGCAGCATTTACGCTGGCTGCGCTACCTATGGCTGTTCAAGCACAGTCGCCAACCCAGCCGCAGGCAGCTTCAACTTCCTCCCATTCGCTTAATCCTGTCGTGGTTACCGCTGCACTAGCCCCGCGCACGGCTAATGAGAGTCTTTCATCGGTCACCGTGCTGGATGAAGCCACGTTGCGCCGCCAAGACCCTGTTAGCATCACTGACCTATTTCGTGGCCAGCCTGGAGTTGATGTCTCCAGTGACGGAAGCTTCGGTAAAAACAGCAGCGTGTTTATCCGCGGCACTGGCAGCGCGCAAAATGTACTTCTGATTGACGGCATTCGCCTGCGTTCAGCCACCACTGGCGGTGCCGCTTGGCAATACTTAGAGCCACGCATGTTCGACCGCGCTGAAATTGTACGTGGCCCCCGTGGCAGCCTTTACGGTGCCGATGCCATGGGCGGTGTGATTCAGCTCTTTACCCCTGAAGGCCGTGAAGAGGGCCCGCAGCCGCGCATCTCCTTAGGCGGTGGCTCGTTCAATACCCAGCGGCTAAGTGCGGGCATTAGCGGGAGAGAGGGCGGCACTCGTTACAGTTTCTCCGGCAGCCATCTTACGACCGACGGGCAGCCCGTGCGCCGTGATGGTGACGACAAAGGCTACGACAATACTTCAGCGCTGGCGCGAGTCTCTCACACCTTCGATAACGGAGCTGAAGCTGGCGTGTTGGCGCTGCGCGCACGTGGTACCACCGAGTATGACGAAAGTGGCTCGTTGGCCACGACGGACTATGTGCAGCAGGTAGCCGGTATTTATAGTGAGTTGCCGATTACCGACAATTGGCGTAGCCGTTTGACACTTAGCGAAGCACGCGATGAGAGTGACAACTATGCCTATGACTCTATTCTCGACACGCAGACGCGCACGGCCCGCTGGGAGAATACGTTTAGCGCGGGTGCCCATGAGCTGATAATCGGCGCGGAGTATATGAACGATAGTGTGGCCGGTAGTACCACAGGGAGCAAGCCTTGGGATGGTCCTTATGACATAGAGGATCGCGATAACAAGGCTGTTTTCAGCCAAGCGCTGCTCGATTTCTCCCCTGTTGCTGTCCAGGCCAGCCTGCGCTTCGACGACAACGAGGCTTACGGTGACGAAGTGACCGGCAGCTTGGCGCTGGGTTATGACCTGGATGCCCAGCACACGCTGCATGCCAGCTACGGCACCGCCTTCAGAGCGCCAACGTTCAACCAACTCTATTGGCCTGGGTTTGGCAATCCCGACTTAGAGCCAGAAACCTCCGAAACCGTTGAAGTTGGCGTGCGTGGCCAGTTCGACAGTTGGTTTTGGGATGCGGCGCTTTACCAAACAGACATCGATAATTTGATAACCGGCCAGGGGCTTCAGTTTAACGTGCCTGAAACCCGCATTCGTGGAGCAGAGCTGGCCGCTGGTGTGGAAGTCAGCGATTGGACACTGGCAGCTGCGCTGACTTACACCGACCCTGAAAACCGGCTGACTGGTAAGCGTTTGCAGAACCGTGCCTCTCAAAGCATTCGCTTAGACGCGGATCGTGAACTAGGCGAGTGGTCGGTAGGCGGCTCTTGGGTAGCTCAAAATCACCGGTACCGTGATGCGCAAAACCAAGACCGTTTGAGTGGCTATGGTCTGGTGAATCTTCGCGCAGGGTGGCAATTTGCTCCGCTGTGGAGCGCCCGTGTCACGCTGGAAAACGCGCTTGATCAAGACTATGTGACAACGCGCTCGTTTGATGGCGCTGACTACATCAACGCAGGCCGAGCAGGGTTCTTAAGTGTTCACTTTGGCCAGTAG
- a CDS encoding phosphoglycerate mutase produces MAIDLSVELVAVRHGITAWNLERRYQGQQDIPLLFPDAEAGLLALRDTLADERFDAIYSSDLQRCQQTLSWSRAATPGTAVSLEPRLRELDFGDYEGKVYDELKALPHYRAWIDSVGELQIPGGESSGQLRARLDAWLDDLAANAHAGNHQKILAVTHGGVIRELRRRFETIGFWDGIVHQAQGRRWQLIYQQNALGTGEWQCSSSSAVPAQESETR; encoded by the coding sequence TTGGCTATTGATCTTAGTGTGGAGCTGGTGGCAGTTCGCCACGGTATCACCGCCTGGAATTTAGAGCGCCGCTATCAAGGCCAGCAAGATATTCCGCTGCTGTTTCCTGACGCTGAAGCAGGGCTGCTGGCACTACGCGATACGCTTGCCGATGAGCGCTTTGACGCTATCTACTCAAGCGATTTACAGCGTTGCCAACAAACCCTTTCGTGGTCTCGGGCGGCAACGCCGGGCACGGCGGTAAGTTTGGAGCCGCGCCTGCGCGAGCTGGATTTTGGTGACTACGAAGGCAAAGTGTACGACGAATTAAAAGCGCTTCCGCACTACCGCGCCTGGATTGATAGCGTAGGTGAGCTGCAAATTCCTGGCGGTGAGTCCTCCGGCCAGCTGCGAGCGCGCCTGGATGCCTGGCTCGACGACCTTGCCGCCAATGCACACGCGGGAAATCACCAAAAGATTCTCGCCGTCACCCATGGCGGTGTGATTCGCGAGCTGCGCCGGCGTTTTGAAACGATTGGTTTTTGGGATGGCATTGTGCATCAAGCCCAAGGCCGACGCTGGCAGCTTATTTATCAGCAAAACGCACTGGGAACAGGGGAATGGCAATGCAGCTCTTCATCGGCGGTGCCTGCGCAGGAAAGCGAGACACGGTAA
- a CDS encoding cobalamin biosynthesis protein CobD — translation MLLLSTVGLVAIAIVIDLIVGDPRTLPHPVVLMGRAISWYERLWNRGTAQQRRLSGAFLTVSMVGGVWFSSWLLLVLLARLHPGLALLAELWLLSTTLAIKGLGDAARAVVEPLSKGDLPAAGQALGMIVGRDTQSLDEAEITRGTVETVAENTVDGITAPLFFALIGGAPLALAYKAVNTLDSMVGYKNQRYGDFGFASAKLDDVANWIPARLTALCLWVAGLLLSISGVLPLRWKGAMQGTRRDAPRHPSPNAGWPEAMVARLLGVRLGGTNFYQGVASHRATLGEPLEPLRLAHITATVRLMHGAWLLFMLLAVGVTVLVLTLRGLL, via the coding sequence CTGTTATTACTCTCAACCGTTGGGCTGGTTGCCATTGCGATTGTTATTGACTTGATCGTTGGCGACCCGCGCACGTTGCCGCACCCGGTGGTGCTGATGGGGCGGGCGATCAGCTGGTATGAGCGGCTTTGGAACCGAGGCACGGCGCAGCAGCGCAGGTTAAGCGGCGCCTTCTTAACCGTTTCGATGGTCGGCGGTGTATGGTTTTCTAGCTGGTTACTTCTCGTATTGTTAGCCAGGCTGCACCCTGGGTTGGCGTTGCTTGCCGAACTTTGGCTGCTTTCCACGACGCTGGCGATTAAAGGCCTGGGAGATGCGGCCCGCGCAGTGGTAGAGCCGCTTAGCAAAGGCGACTTGCCCGCTGCAGGCCAAGCACTGGGAATGATTGTAGGGCGCGATACCCAAAGCTTAGATGAAGCGGAAATCACCCGGGGAACAGTGGAAACCGTGGCGGAAAATACCGTCGATGGCATCACCGCGCCGCTGTTTTTTGCGCTTATCGGTGGGGCACCGCTGGCGCTGGCGTACAAGGCGGTGAATACCCTGGATTCAATGGTCGGCTACAAAAACCAACGCTATGGCGATTTTGGCTTTGCCTCTGCCAAGCTGGACGATGTGGCTAACTGGATTCCCGCGCGCTTAACCGCGTTGTGCCTATGGGTCGCTGGCCTGCTATTGAGTATTTCGGGTGTTTTACCCCTACGCTGGAAGGGTGCGATGCAGGGCACCCGCCGCGATGCGCCGCGCCACCCAAGCCCCAATGCCGGTTGGCCAGAAGCCATGGTGGCCCGTTTGCTCGGCGTGCGGTTAGGTGGCACCAATTTCTACCAGGGCGTGGCGTCCCACCGCGCCACGCTAGGTGAACCCCTTGAGCCGCTGCGCTTAGCGCATATCACTGCCACCGTACGTTTAATGCACGGCGCATGGCTGCTGTTTATGCTGCTAGCGGTTGGCGTCACTGTGCTGGTGCTTACTCTTCGAGGGCTGTTATGA
- a CDS encoding adenosylcobinamide kinase, translating into MQLFIGGACAGKRDTVTARFPAARWWRLNDAHPLSDCHQALEAEQPLVITGVLEWLASVLDATEHDVLRSQWQRELATLGQRAHELGASLIVITTEVGRGIVPMQPEQRRLRDVNGWFNQDAAAQAEQVWYVRHGLVQLLKG; encoded by the coding sequence ATGCAGCTCTTCATCGGCGGTGCCTGCGCAGGAAAGCGAGACACGGTAACTGCTCGTTTTCCTGCAGCGCGTTGGTGGCGGCTTAATGATGCTCACCCCTTGAGCGATTGCCATCAAGCGCTGGAAGCTGAACAGCCGCTGGTTATCACTGGCGTGCTTGAGTGGCTAGCCTCCGTTCTCGACGCCACTGAACACGATGTCTTACGCTCGCAGTGGCAGCGCGAGTTAGCCACGCTAGGCCAGCGTGCCCACGAGCTAGGCGCGTCGCTGATTGTCATTACCACGGAAGTGGGGCGAGGTATTGTGCCTATGCAGCCCGAACAGCGTCGCCTGCGCGATGTAAACGGCTGGTTTAATCAAGATGCAGCCGCCCAAGCCGAGCAGGTGTGGTATGTGAGGCACGGCCTAGTTCAGCTGCTTAAGGGCTAG
- a CDS encoding adenosylcobinamide kinase, with amino-acid sequence MIVFVSGGARSGKSEIAEQQVVSAASNSPCYYLATADVYDDEMAERVARHRQSRQAQWQGVEWKTLEAPLRVDQAIANVPSGGAVLLDCLTLWASQVLYASGLSEEEGLALLAETLADARARRVHLVIVSNDINEALPPTDAETWRYLAFLQRAHCWVAAEADSVLEVVAGCALEWKQNKELPR; translated from the coding sequence ATGATTGTGTTCGTTAGCGGCGGGGCGCGCTCCGGCAAAAGTGAGATTGCTGAGCAGCAGGTAGTAAGCGCTGCGAGTAACTCGCCCTGTTACTACCTAGCCACCGCCGATGTGTACGACGACGAGATGGCCGAGCGAGTGGCCCGTCACCGTCAATCCAGGCAAGCGCAGTGGCAGGGTGTGGAATGGAAAACCCTAGAGGCGCCGCTACGGGTTGATCAAGCAATTGCCAACGTGCCAAGCGGAGGCGCCGTACTGCTGGACTGCTTAACGCTATGGGCCAGCCAGGTCTTGTATGCCAGCGGGCTAAGCGAAGAGGAGGGTTTAGCGCTGCTGGCAGAGACACTTGCTGATGCCCGAGCACGCCGCGTGCATTTAGTGATTGTTTCTAACGATATCAACGAAGCGCTGCCGCCCACCGATGCTGAAACCTGGCGCTATCTGGCTTTTCTCCAGAGGGCTCACTGCTGGGTAGCGGCAGAGGCGGATTCCGTACTCGAAGTCGTCGCGGGCTGCGCACTGGAGTGGAAGCAAAACAAGGAGCTGCCACGGTGA
- a CDS encoding nicotinate-nucleotide--dimethylbenzimidazole phosphoribosyltransferase, which yields MHPIVKQIEPINRDAAEHTRAYLDTLTKPPGSLGELEALAIQLSAITGMAKPSVTPPRIVVFAADHGVASEGVSAFPQEVTAQMVANFTQGGAAINVFARQIGADVEIVDVGVASTLTLSGITQAKVRAGTANMVVEDAMHADQALAAIEHGIAAVERAKKAGARCMIVGEMGIANTTASSAMLSALTGAPVAHVVGAGSGINSAQLAHKVAVIERALSARQANADDPLDVLAKLGGLEIAAMTGAYLASAAHRTPAIVDGFIATVAALTACRLCPLVRDYLIFGHRSHEPGHATALEALDAKPLLSLGMRLGEGSGAALAFPLLQAAAAMLSEMASFADAGVSNKAAQ from the coding sequence ATGCACCCCATCGTTAAGCAAATAGAACCCATTAACCGTGATGCTGCTGAACACACGCGCGCATACCTAGATACGCTGACCAAGCCTCCTGGCAGCTTAGGTGAGCTAGAAGCCTTGGCGATTCAATTGAGCGCCATCACCGGCATGGCTAAACCCAGCGTGACGCCGCCGCGCATTGTGGTGTTTGCCGCCGACCACGGGGTGGCCAGCGAGGGTGTTTCAGCCTTTCCCCAGGAAGTCACCGCGCAAATGGTGGCCAACTTTACCCAGGGGGGCGCTGCCATTAATGTATTTGCGCGACAAATTGGCGCTGATGTGGAAATCGTCGATGTGGGCGTCGCATCTACGTTAACGCTGTCTGGCATTACCCAGGCGAAAGTGCGGGCGGGCACGGCTAACATGGTGGTGGAAGATGCCATGCACGCCGATCAGGCCTTAGCGGCGATTGAGCATGGCATAGCGGCCGTTGAGCGCGCAAAAAAGGCAGGGGCACGCTGCATGATTGTGGGCGAAATGGGGATTGCCAATACCACTGCCAGTAGTGCCATGCTATCGGCCTTGACCGGCGCACCCGTTGCCCACGTGGTCGGGGCCGGCAGCGGCATTAATAGCGCTCAGTTAGCGCATAAAGTCGCGGTGATTGAGCGCGCGCTAAGCGCCCGCCAAGCCAACGCCGACGACCCTCTAGACGTACTCGCCAAATTGGGCGGCCTTGAGATTGCCGCAATGACAGGCGCTTACCTCGCCTCAGCAGCGCATCGCACCCCCGCGATTGTGGATGGCTTTATTGCCACGGTGGCAGCACTCACGGCTTGCCGCCTCTGCCCATTAGTGCGCGATTACCTGATCTTTGGTCACCGTTCACACGAGCCAGGCCACGCCACAGCGCTAGAAGCACTTGACGCTAAACCACTGCTCTCACTAGGCATGCGCCTTGGTGAAGGGAGCGGCGCGGCGCTGGCTTTTCCGCTACTGCAGGCGGCAGCCGCCATGCTCAGCGAAATGGCCTCTTTTGCCGATGCGGGCGTTAGCAACAAAGCGGCGCAGTGA
- a CDS encoding cobalamin 5'-phosphate synthase gives MKNALLGLLLALQFLTRIPIPIAVPWTPDTRRWAVRAYPLVGLLIGSVLALIAFAMQNVPAPITALAILSVWVALSGGLHLDGVMDIADTLGSNQPLARRWEIMKDPQIGSFGILALVFLLAWKGVLLWALVAYQAPLWWLLIVPGLGRWAGVALLVLTPCAQQKGLAWSWQQSLRGQDVAFALLPLALLALLAPAVVLMWLMAIAFVVLMRWLMLRLFNGINGDMVGATIEGGELWLLILVWSWWQFATVSPPGI, from the coding sequence GTGAAAAATGCTTTATTAGGTCTCTTGCTGGCGCTGCAATTTCTCACCCGCATTCCGATTCCAATAGCCGTTCCCTGGACACCCGACACCCGACGCTGGGCCGTGCGCGCCTACCCGCTAGTAGGGCTACTGATAGGCAGTGTGCTGGCGCTAATAGCGTTCGCTATGCAAAACGTGCCTGCACCTATCACTGCGCTAGCCATATTAAGTGTGTGGGTGGCGCTTTCGGGGGGGCTGCATTTAGACGGTGTGATGGATATCGCCGATACCCTAGGCAGTAATCAGCCGTTGGCGCGTCGCTGGGAGATCATGAAAGACCCTCAAATCGGCAGCTTTGGAATACTGGCGCTGGTATTTCTGCTCGCTTGGAAGGGGGTGCTGCTGTGGGCGTTGGTGGCCTATCAGGCGCCTTTGTGGTGGCTCTTGATAGTGCCCGGGCTAGGGCGTTGGGCAGGCGTTGCGTTACTGGTGCTAACACCCTGTGCTCAGCAAAAAGGCTTGGCGTGGAGCTGGCAGCAGTCGCTTCGCGGTCAAGACGTCGCGTTTGCGCTATTGCCACTGGCGTTGCTTGCGCTGTTGGCACCTGCCGTCGTGTTGATGTGGCTAATGGCCATCGCTTTTGTGGTACTAATGCGCTGGCTTATGCTGCGACTGTTTAACGGGATTAACGGCGATATGGTTGGCGCCACCATTGAAGGAGGAGAGCTTTGGCTATTGATCTTAGTGTGGAGCTGGTGGCAGTTCGCCACGGTATCACCGCCTGGAATTTAG
- a CDS encoding RND transporter: MQKRISKATPSKGSQKRSWLGVALALILSGCALGPEYQAPEIALPDTWPEHITLSQTERDDWRNWWRQFNDPALNQLVSRATHDNLELTIQLARIQEARAQLGFADADQFPTVGFQAEATRERTPGAAFPIDFEPIQDLITSTNNQYSLAASLEYEIDLWGRLANEREAATAALQQSQFARDAAEIGVIGDVVTTYFNLKSAEAQRQLLDETIASYEETYRLQRLRFEHGDISELDVRRAEAELQGLRVERPALARQVEALRGALGVLVGMSPQELISALDTGDTQLAEIAHPERIPQVMPSELLQRRPDIRSAEASLIAATAQVGVAEANRLPSLNLTSFIGTSAASGGDLFSDAARTWGGGASVMGPLFDFGRTRAGVEGAEARVEQAEGQYRLTVLTAFNEVRDALYSYEFTSQRATAVEEQMGAVQRARDLAVLMYEQGQVSQLERLDAERNLLSARLEQADVRREQLAAAATLFKTLGGGWQADQ; the protein is encoded by the coding sequence ATGCAAAAACGTATCTCAAAAGCGACACCCAGCAAGGGTAGCCAAAAGCGCAGTTGGTTAGGGGTGGCGTTAGCGCTGATTCTAAGCGGCTGCGCGCTCGGGCCTGAGTATCAGGCACCGGAGATCGCGCTACCCGATACCTGGCCTGAGCACATCACCTTAAGCCAAACGGAGCGGGATGATTGGCGCAACTGGTGGCGCCAGTTTAACGACCCGGCGCTGAACCAGTTAGTGTCGCGGGCCACACACGATAATCTAGAGCTCACCATCCAATTGGCGCGCATTCAAGAAGCCCGCGCCCAGTTAGGGTTTGCAGATGCGGATCAGTTTCCGACCGTAGGCTTTCAAGCGGAAGCTACACGAGAGCGCACGCCTGGGGCAGCATTCCCCATTGATTTTGAACCTATTCAAGATTTAATTACCTCCACTAACAATCAATACTCGCTAGCCGCTAGCCTAGAGTACGAGATTGATTTGTGGGGGCGTTTAGCTAACGAGCGAGAGGCGGCCACCGCAGCCCTTCAACAAAGCCAGTTTGCCCGAGATGCGGCAGAAATAGGTGTCATTGGCGATGTGGTGACGACGTATTTCAATCTAAAGAGCGCTGAGGCGCAGCGCCAGCTACTCGATGAAACCATCGCCTCTTATGAAGAGACCTATCGTTTACAGCGCCTGCGTTTTGAGCATGGCGATATTAGCGAGCTGGACGTTCGGCGAGCAGAAGCCGAGCTACAGGGACTGCGCGTAGAGCGGCCCGCATTAGCCAGGCAAGTGGAGGCGTTGCGCGGGGCGTTAGGCGTTTTAGTGGGCATGTCGCCCCAAGAACTAATCAGCGCGCTGGATACTGGTGATACCCAGCTTGCGGAAATCGCCCATCCGGAAAGAATTCCCCAAGTGATGCCCTCTGAGCTACTTCAGCGTCGGCCCGATATTCGCTCGGCTGAAGCGTCGCTCATCGCAGCAACGGCCCAGGTAGGTGTCGCTGAAGCAAACCGCCTGCCATCGCTTAACTTAACCTCTTTTATTGGCACAAGTGCGGCAAGTGGTGGTGATCTATTTAGCGATGCAGCGCGAACTTGGGGGGGCGGTGCTTCTGTTATGGGCCCGCTGTTTGATTTTGGCCGCACCCGTGCGGGTGTTGAAGGCGCTGAAGCTCGGGTTGAACAGGCTGAAGGGCAGTATCGCCTAACCGTATTGACGGCCTTTAATGAAGTGCGTGACGCTCTATACAGCTATGAGTTTACCTCCCAACGGGCCACAGCGGTGGAAGAACAGATGGGCGCAGTACAGCGCGCCCGTGACCTTGCCGTATTGATGTATGAGCAGGGCCAGGTGAGTCAGCTTGAACGCTTAGATGCCGAGCGTAACTTGCTTTCCGCGCGCCTGGAACAAGCCGATGTAAGGCGTGAGCAGTTAGCCGCGGCAGCCACACTATTTAAAACGCTAGGGGGTGGATGGCAGGCCGACCAGTAA
- a CDS encoding threonine-phosphate decarboxylase, with protein MSAPGLAWANSSSISSPWPAHGGQAETLLAHFGLPADHPVEDFSANLNPLGPPAWVRGWLTKQLDGLERYPAPDYATARQAIAAHHQLQPDQVLLTNGGAEAIFLAAALHAGKHAAIVTPSFGEYARACRAHRLTVSEIALRPPHFTLEVDALMAGLDGIEVLFLCRPNNPTATLIESSAMEALLERTVPMGCHVVVDEAFVDMAGDSTQQASLAPLLARYPHVMLLHSMTKFYTLPGLRLGYLLGSEATIQTAAIHQPPWSVNHLAAELVAPLLADKAFANATSQWLTSERPAMEQALTQLGLDVVPSHACFFLIRPGIEQRRSEITSDALFEGLLRHGVLVRHTHNFSGLSGEWLRIALRDAPANQRLISVLRKVLNDCVR; from the coding sequence ATGAGTGCGCCTGGTCTTGCATGGGCCAACTCTTCATCTATCAGCTCGCCATGGCCCGCGCATGGCGGTCAGGCTGAAACATTGCTAGCGCATTTTGGTTTGCCCGCAGACCACCCGGTGGAAGACTTTAGCGCCAACCTCAATCCACTAGGCCCACCCGCTTGGGTGCGAGGCTGGCTAACAAAGCAGCTGGACGGCCTTGAGCGCTACCCCGCGCCGGACTACGCCACTGCCCGGCAGGCTATCGCCGCCCATCATCAGCTTCAGCCTGACCAGGTATTGCTAACCAACGGAGGTGCAGAGGCTATTTTTCTGGCCGCCGCGCTGCATGCGGGCAAACATGCGGCGATTGTTACTCCAAGCTTTGGCGAATATGCCCGCGCCTGCCGCGCCCACCGGCTTACCGTCAGCGAAATCGCGCTGCGCCCGCCGCACTTTACGCTTGAGGTAGACGCGCTAATGGCAGGGCTGGACGGCATCGAAGTGCTGTTTTTATGCCGCCCGAACAACCCTACCGCCACGCTTATTGAGAGTTCGGCAATGGAAGCCTTACTGGAGCGCACGGTGCCAATGGGGTGTCATGTAGTGGTCGATGAGGCGTTTGTCGATATGGCAGGCGACAGCACACAACAGGCTTCCCTGGCACCCTTGCTGGCGCGCTATCCGCATGTGATGCTGCTGCACTCCATGACTAAGTTTTATACCTTGCCGGGCCTGCGGCTGGGCTACTTGTTGGGAAGTGAGGCGACGATTCAAACGGCAGCGATTCACCAGCCGCCCTGGAGCGTTAACCACCTTGCGGCTGAATTGGTGGCGCCGCTGCTGGCGGACAAAGCGTTCGCCAACGCCACCTCGCAGTGGCTAACCAGCGAGCGCCCGGCCATGGAGCAGGCGCTGACACAGCTAGGTTTGGACGTAGTGCCCAGCCACGCTTGTTTCTTTCTTATTCGCCCCGGCATTGAGCAGCGCCGGTCGGAGATTACCAGCGATGCGCTGTTTGAAGGTTTGCTGCGCCACGGGGTACTGGTGCGCCACACCCACAATTTTTCAGGGCTCAGCGGTGAATGGCTGCGAATAGCGCTGCGCGATGCCCCTGCAAATCAGCGGTTGATCAGCGTGTTGAGAAAGGTGCTCAATGATTGTGTTCGTTAG
- a CDS encoding efflux transporter periplasmic adaptor subunit, with amino-acid sequence MRPNVLWIVLIAAVLLVGCSNDEAPPEPPVQVIKLLETDQQDFFPSRRFIGRVEAKSTVNLAFRVGGRIETFPAVQGTTIPRGELIAQLDPTDYALQVRSAEAEVEQARKHLNRQRNLYSHNAVSETVLDAARADAELAETQLENAKQQLAYTTLNAPFDALVTRRLVENHTTVPPNAEVVRIQDISELRVRINVPEALMQHLESGSAFNIEAEIATLPGERIPLVYREHVTEPDVVAQTYQVEFAPADGVSPIALPGTTATVIIELEEALTTSVVAVPSSALDHTEEGVFRVWVYDPETGTVSPQQVVVGEVTNDLVIIVAGLAPGVPIAATGVQLLRDGMRVKPLEAAL; translated from the coding sequence ATGAGGCCCAACGTATTATGGATAGTATTAATAGCAGCGGTACTGCTTGTCGGCTGCTCCAACGATGAAGCGCCTCCAGAGCCTCCCGTGCAAGTCATTAAGCTGCTTGAAACCGATCAACAGGACTTTTTCCCTAGTCGGCGTTTTATTGGGCGCGTAGAAGCCAAAAGCACCGTTAACCTCGCCTTCCGTGTCGGCGGTCGGATAGAAACCTTTCCTGCCGTCCAAGGAACGACAATTCCCCGCGGTGAACTCATTGCTCAGCTAGACCCTACCGACTACGCATTGCAAGTACGCAGCGCTGAGGCAGAAGTGGAACAAGCGCGTAAGCACCTTAATCGACAGCGCAACCTGTATTCGCACAATGCGGTGTCTGAAACAGTGCTGGACGCAGCACGTGCCGATGCGGAGTTAGCCGAAACGCAGCTGGAAAATGCTAAGCAACAGCTGGCCTACACCACGCTAAATGCGCCTTTTGATGCGCTAGTTACTCGACGCCTGGTAGAAAACCACACGACCGTGCCACCCAACGCAGAGGTGGTACGTATTCAGGACATTTCCGAGCTACGTGTCCGTATCAATGTGCCTGAAGCGCTAATGCAGCACTTGGAGTCAGGTAGCGCCTTCAATATCGAAGCAGAAATTGCCACCTTGCCAGGCGAGCGGATTCCGCTGGTTTATCGTGAACACGTCACTGAACCTGATGTGGTCGCACAAACTTATCAAGTTGAGTTTGCCCCTGCTGACGGCGTTTCACCTATCGCTCTTCCGGGCACCACCGCCACTGTTATTATTGAGTTAGAGGAGGCGCTAACGACCTCCGTGGTCGCAGTACCGAGCAGCGCGCTGGACCACACCGAAGAGGGCGTCTTTAGAGTCTGGGTATATGATCCAGAGACAGGTACAGTTTCCCCCCAGCAAGTCGTCGTGGGTGAAGTTACCAATGACCTTGTGATTATTGTTGCAGGCCTTGCGCCGGGCGTGCCAATAGCAGCCACTGGTGTGCAGTTACTGCGCGACGGCATGCGTGTAAAACCGCTCGAAGCTGCGCTTTAG